GGACTGCGCAGCTTCTCAAGGTAAAAATAATAACTTGCTCATCAAAAATGGAGGAAGTAACCTTATTACATTTCAGATCTTGGAAGTGATGTAAAAGTCAAAGGTGATTCATGTGTGTAATTTAATTGCTGAGAAAGGAAAGATCTCTGATGAACATGAAATGATAATTGAGCTATGATAACCATAAATTGATAAGCACTACACGGCACTGTTGCAAAAATTGTGGAACTTGATAGGTATATTCTTATTGTGGCCAAATAATAACTGGTtcagtttctaatttttcagaaaaaagtctTAGAGCAATCCTGAATTTCTCCCAAAAAAGTTTGCAACGGTACACAAATGCATTTGGTTTGCTGCTATGGGAGAGACATTTATTTTCCTCTGACACtagagtaattttaaaaaaagacagaCATTGATTTACTCAAAATCTAATTTTGAACATAaataatttgttgatttttaatttttttaaaggaggaaattGCAAACATGCAATAGCATTTGTAACTTGGTTACATCGGAGGAGCGAGGAGCCGTCGGTAACCGAAACAAAGTGTTATTGGAAGAAATCGAGGCTTTCCAAAGATGGGGCAAGTTGTATGACAACAATGGAGATCGTAAGAgagagtgaaaaattgaagagaagaaAACAAGCGGCAAAACAGCAGATTCCAATCACACCTGCAGACAGAGAAACCTTCTTTGAAGAACTTGCCTCCGAGTTTAAAGATAAAAGTGGTAATTATGTTTTTACTTTTGGTGTACTTCATTAACTCTGTGGTGTATCAACACTGTGTTTCTAGATtttaaaagagatgaaaaagaaaataactgtAACTTCTCGTTGAATATTTAGCTCGACGTAGAAGGTcgtttttagaaaatattagTTTTGAGCGAAACTCATCTGAAGCGCTCAGAAAGTAACTTTCCACATTTTGCCCTTTGATAAGACATATGAGCACCAGAGCAGTGTAAATACGTGACATTGTGTGTCCAAAGAGGCAATGATGCTGTACGATTGATTTCCAAAACAAGACTAATTTTCCAATGCGCTCTTCTTCCGACAATCTTTAATCAAGGAGATGACGAATTTTCTCTTAACTACTTTTAAATGTTCAGTATTTCTCTGAGAGTAATTGAATCCAACTCAAAATGAACGCTTGCTATCATTATTAAACTTAGATGGAGACTGCAaaggtgaaactgcaggaatgcgaATTTCGGTTTCAGGGGCAAACTTTCCATTAGTTTCTTATTTCCAAACGTATAAATTTTCagcttcatttcttgaaaaattccttcGATTTCCCTCTTCATGTGAAAAATATTGTGTGAAAATTACAAGCATTAGCtttgatttgctctcctttgataaaataaaatgggggcagagattttgaaacactgcaaacatGATAtgcattcctgcagtttcaccatcaatttaATACTGAAAAAGGAGCCAAGTATTCACCATTCaatagtaatttttattttatttgcaacatcagaaggaaaaaaagaacaggTATCGATTGAGCgatacttattttattttgcatttaaacaaattttatgatttaataGTGTCTGCTCTTTCTTGTATATTCCTGTTAAGCCACTTAGTTCGGCACCAAACAAATTCATAAAAATACTTGTTCAGTTTCAccttgaatgaaattgaacttaaactctcattgttgaaataattgtgtatttttcatTAGTACTCTAGACAGCAGAAAGAGAATATTAAAGAATATAATACACAAATTTATAATACACAAATATGATATACAAATATAATATGAAATAATTCACAGATCAAAATGGTTAATGAAGACCacacttttttttggaagagaagGCATTCACTaagttattcttttttttccagacaACATGCTATTTGCTGCAATGCTTAGTAGACAGAAGTCATATGCGACTCATCATTTACTTCTGGATTTCAAAGAAACGAATTTACCCCAAGATGCAGACTCTTATCTCCGGTACTGCTCATCAGTTATGACTGACGAAGGGTGCCGCATTCTAGCAGAGGCCACAGATAATCAAGCTAAGTGTTATTTGTGGTTCGATTCAAGATATGGTCGTGTGACAGGTTCTAAGGTTCATGAGGCGTCGAGATGTAATACCCCTGATGGTTCCCTCAGCAACTCCATTCTTGGTGCTCACAAAGCCTTTGACACAGAAGCGATGGAGAGAGGTAGAAGTTTAGAGAAAGCAGTCTTGCAGGAAGTAGAGTCTCGTATCggagaaaaaatagagaaaacagGCTTTGTGATGCGCAAAGAATTTCCTGCCTTCGGAGCTTCCCCTGACGGAATCCTTAGGAAGCACATTGTTGAGGTAAAGTGTCCCTCAAGTGAGCACACTGTGAGTGCTTATCTGGACCAAAATTTAGAACCAaccaaaaaatataaatcacaAATGATGCTACAAATGAtgatgtgtaaaaaatcaaggggCTACTTTTGTGTGGCATCTCCTGACTTCGAGACATCCAAAAAAGTTACCATCGTAGAGGTAAAATTCGATAAGGAATACACTCGCAAAATTGTGGGTGAAGCgttacaattttggaaaaaatacattttccccATCTTGTACCAAAGTTGTTAAAGTTGATCATTACCTGTCATTTGACTCATCAATATTTTTGTCACATAATATTGTTTGGTTGGTTCTAAATTTTGGtccatattttttgtcagaacggcatgcgatatatcgcatcaatggagatgttgcatgtgtgaggaatttgcgatttgaccattgattcttatgtaaaagttcgcaagaaacacgatggtgccactggttttctctgaaatcatctcccaagctcaaaaaaagctctcaagttgaggccaaaatggaggggatatcccaccctaccctgagaggccacctctacatcaaaacaaactctccatgcaaagataggctCCCTgcacattggcagggttgccactttatttggggactccaaaactgaaaacacggcatcactgctaatgtatttgctccctatctttgcatggagagtttgttttgatgtaaggGTGGActtcagggtagggtgggatatcccctccattttggcctcactttgagagctttttttgagcttgggagttgatttcagagaaaacaagtggcaccatcgtgtttctcgcgaacttttacataagaatcaatggtcaaattgcaaatccctcacacatgcaacatctccatcggttccattttttcagctattcgtcattttcctccaattttgagatcgcaattctgttgtcatgagactcacttaccaattttaacaaagaaattcaacgtaatagaggcgtggttttttagagagaaaacatcgcattcgatactgatatcgaaactgcactcgaatgcgatattttctctctaaaaaaaccgcgcctttattacattgaatttctttgttgaaattggtaagtgagtgctttagtctcctgacaacagaattgcgatcttaaaattcaagaaaaatgacgagtagctaaaaaaattgaattatttgatgcgatacatcgcatgctgTTCTGACAGAAAATATgatgtccatcgaatcacctaaaTATGTACCTTATTCCATTATCTTTATTTGGAAGCCTTACAAAAATGCTTTTGGTAATTCTTTTAATTCATTTGGAAgtaaacttttgaaaatatttaggcTTGTTCTTTCATCATGTGATTTTTGGAACATCATTTGGACAGCACAATCTGTGATTTaaatttgtctcattttttaatttttagtgttGTTTTCTTACCTCTCATGAGCCTTAGTTCATTTTTAATGTTGGTAAATTACATATTTTGTGTTACTtcatatttgaatcagtgagatcgaaaacacaccaacccgGTAGGTAACTCAGAAATgctaaattttcattaaagacggtCAATCtttataaaggtcattgaagttagcgcacctgttccaacttggacctttaaaatgttcTTAAGTACTTGCATTTCGGcaccgaaaatattttttctgagactaatttcttcatcttctgtgcagttttgtgtgtgtcttgataactttcatttttcggagttggtgtgctttcgttctcactgattcatttgaaaGGTCTAGAAGAAACACATGTTGagtgacatttttggaaaatttgaaattatggtATTTACAAGTAGAACTAGTATTGTGGAATGGACATGTGTAAAACAGTAGGTCAGAACTTAATTCGGCGTCAAAACATAAGCTCTATCTTTTTTTAAGCCATGAGGCCGCTTATCTGttctcaaaaagagagagagaaagacaTAATGCCAGCCAAAATCTTAAGACACTGGACCCTTCATTTACAAGAGTGTAAATGAAGTACACTGATAGCCAGCACACAGAAAGAGAGATGGTTTAGTTCAGTTCAGGTTTGTTTAACAAGTCCAAACTTTCAGAGTAAAGAACTTGTCTGCATTTTTCTCTTCGCTTCTTATTGTTTTGATCATTTTAGCTCCAACTTGAAGAAGGTCGAggataaattaaatgaaaatgctGAATCTAGCTTTAACTTGTTATACAGTCTAAAAGCAGTCTTATTCATAGTCTGAAGTTCGtctcaaatttccttcaacaaagcATTTCAGAGGAGGAAGACAATGTTATTATAGCTATCTTAAATAAATGACAAGCTTCTAATAATTCTCTCTTTTACTAAAAACATTGCAATAGgtattcagaaattttaagattGAGGTGGATACCTTATTTTCATTGATGAGGTGTTTCATAAATCTCACTGTGTActttgaaaaatcgagaaattGGAAAATTCATGCAAGCTTGTAAATTGTACCATCTGTGTAGGCATGCAACAGACTGGATAATGTTGCCTGCAccatatatatttatttttaatatttatctGATTTTTGAGCTTTACTAGCTGatagaaacatgtatcacaaGTGTACACTTGTAAATCAGGAGTTCTTTGGTAAAAGGGCGTAtaaggcttgcaatgctgctaagattgtgcaatttttcataGCATTTGCAgtaaatgaaattcattcataGTTGACTTACTTCCACATAATagtggaaaaaaatttgaagcagattcaaggaaaaatttatgGCAGAGCTTCCAGACAGGTTACTTGAACTTCAAGAGCGACATGACACAATCTTGGCAGCATTGGAAGCCTTATACTCCCTTTTCCTGAAGAAGTTCACAAAAACAGTTTCTTTCATGAGAATGAAATTgaagacaaatttaaaaataactctTGGAGTTAAGACAAAAAGTAATTCGAAAAATTGCCTACTTGCACTTGCACAccaaaaaagaggagaaaaaaattcatcttgCTTGTAGCAAGTGCTAAAATTCATAGTTCAGTGCTCAGAGGAttggggagaaaaaaagaaattctcaCCAGAAGAACCAAACAGCATAACACTACAATACAGCTGAACAATAACGGATAAATAACTGGTTTGAAGCAAAATAATTAGAAATATTGTAAATTATAGGGCCTCTGTCTTGCCTTGGTGTCATGTGTATCAATTGACTTCCCTTAAAAAGcaattttgatttcttttatGAAATTAATATTACACcgcaatgaataattttttgctgaatctgaatgtttccttttgttttcaagtatttttttttcttttttttttttgtggttaCTCTTGTATTGTTATCTGTACCtgaaaccttttttttatttcaaattggtTCCCAATTTTTCATTGTTAACTTTAATGCTTAAGCTGTGATTAGTTTCGCTTTTATTTATAGTATGGGCCTTGCAAGTTTGCAAAAGCACAAGCAATAATTACAGCTGAATCTGTTAAACTGAGTAGATCATGATGATTTCTAGCATGAGGTGCAAGAAACCTGTAATCTCTAAGGCGACCTATGACTCTCTCTACATTTATTCTAAGACTAGCAATTACTTTGGTTTGCCTTACTTCATCTTTGGTCATTTTTTCGTTGTTTCCTACACTGGGGGGTCTTACAAGGGAGCTTCCTGCTTTGACAACCATACTTTCAATGTGTTTGAAGCCTCTATCAGCCATGACTCTATTGTCAGGTgttaaaatgctcaaaaatcCTGAAGCTTCAGTGATGACTTTGTCAGAGGCTCTTCCTCCATATCCTACAGAGACAAAATTAATGAAGCCATTTGGCGTACAAGATATCAAATATTTCAGAGTATTGCAATGTTTATAGGAGGACCACGTAACACTCTGCAGAACAGAGTGTGTGGGCTTCTCAATTTCTATTTCGAAGCAGTCGATAATATAACCTACATTAGAGTAGCGAGCTCTAAATGATACTGGCAAGTTCGCTTTAATGATGTCTTTTTGCGGCTGGTAAATGAGGGATTTTACCAACTCTGCAATGACTGGAATGACTTCGTTTATAACTCGACCAATGTACACTTCACTGCAGCCAAAGACATGGCTTAAACCCTCATTGGCTTCATTTAATCGTACTTTTCGTAATgctattaaaattttcttttcgctGAGCCTAGAGTATTTCTGTAACTTATTCAAAATAGTGGCAGCATGTTCTTTATGCAAACCTAGATAATACATGGGATTGCTATACATGAGTTTTAGGTTTAAAGCACATGAATGGGATTTTTCTTcgtttacagaatattctttaagaGTTACGGACGTACTAGTCGAGGAGGCTTTCGATTTTTGGCTGGGAATGTAATCTGAGTGAGATGATTGAGATGGATTTGAGGAACTATTGTTTGCTTCATCATACTGTCTCTTCTTTCCTTTGGAGGCTTTTAGGGGAAGATTTTCTTCATTGTGGCAAGAGGCAGTCAAGACTTTGGGAGGAGGACTCTAAATCCAAAAGTAAACATGGAATCCATTATTAattgagttaattttttaataatcaattttttatacttcatGTAAATAGAAATAAGAATATTTAACTAGAGGAGGAAAAGTGCTATAACTGTTGAAGCTAAATTTTTAGAGaccatttaatttgtattaacTTTTTTTAATGGCTTGTTTCTCCCAGTTTAACTATGAACAAATAATTACTATTGTTTAAAATGCACCAGCAATAAAGATAAAGAGTTGCGGTGAGACATAAGTGCACCGTTTTCTTAAAAGATAGAAAATTCTCACAGGTGAGGAAATTTCATAGATTATGCTTACATTTAAAGACACGAGTGGAAGGAATGACTAAGAATCAGCCGAGATGATTTTGATGTACTAAGTGAGCCTCATTTATtgatattatttaaaatttcagaacaaCATAGAATAAATAGGAAGGAGTCTTGTTAGAAAACTATACAGAATTTTTATACTTAGAGATTTCTTAACACTTCCTAAACTATTTTCCGTAGGTCCAATCACTTTTTCTAAGTACCAATTTAGGCCCCTCTTCTACTGGTGTCTTCAATTGTCTCCACGAATTTTGCAACTATCTACAAAGTTTCCTCAAAAGATAATTGGGCAAGATAGTTAAACATAGTTTGCCATTTTGGCAGCATGTCTAGGGCTCTTTTAAATTTGTTATCTTCAAAGACATTTACCTGCAGTGTTAAGTACTGCTTACATTTTATTCTATTTAGATTTAAGTACTGCTTACATTTTATTCTATTTAGATATGAAGCCTGTACAAATAGTATCACTCAAATAAGCTTGAACTTTTCTCATGAACTTGCCGTGTTGAGAATATTTGTAGCTATTGAGCAAACTGATAGCTGAAATTGTTTGCAAAGTATACCtgacaaaattttaatgtttcttgtTTTCATGCTGCATAACTAATTATATGATCCatcgagaaaaattatggaattatGTCCATTTCATAAATAAAAGAGAATTGCAAATACCTGATGATTATATTCTGTACATTTATTTCTGTCACTATTTTTCGCTCCCCTTTttaaagtaactgaaaaaaactcaatttttttggtgaacTTTTTGACTTTCCCTTCATATCTGTAGAGTTCTCCCAAAATTATTACGACAACTTCCAGAGTGAGACACAAGCTTCACCACATTgattctttcattttgtttcacATCAAAACTGAAGGATTGCGCATAATCTGTTGCACTCTGTGAGTCAGCCAACTCATTTTGCAAGAACTCTACATTAGTATACCTTCTTTTATGATCTATTCCATTAACAACAATTCATtgttgaatggagaatttgcatgcaaattttttattgcttcatctgaaagtgcttaaagagctgatttcacagtatttttataatttttttccgatatagaaaatagtataaaaaaaatttaaaagtgagaaaatgcaccgcctagtgacatcatctggcggcagttcccatttaaacacacatattttagcagattagatcattttttcatatcttctccaataattgttcaattcatgaaccaagggtgtccttgtgttcagttcactcagcagtTTTCACTTAAagacgaaattcatcaaatttcagacacttgcaattTCTCCATTGGTATCCTTTACCTGTAATGCATTGcaatttgagtcaaatttaACTAATCGTTTGTAAATTATTCTCATTaatcctagtttattttttaacagaaaaaaaagaacaaaattgaaattgaaaaatagacaTAATTTTGTGCTTAAGCTATTACCCGCCCTAAGTCTGTTTGACACTCAGCTGAGGCTGTCTGGGGCCTAACTTGGAgattgaccgatctgaatttagGGCGCACATTAAcctgaaaaacaaaatcaaaatgaatcattttagttataataattaaaaaaaattcatcaagaaTTTTAAAAACCTAAATGGTGCTCTCAGACAGCTGTCATTATGACTTTGCACAATCTTATGTCAAAAAAGCCCCATCTTTTCAGggtgtcttttttttctgaaaacaaaattctctgacttttccagggTTTTTAGGTcatgatttcaattttcagcaagaaagtcaaataaaaaggTAGACCTTTAAAGACTTCTTCATGACGGTCATCCTGTTCCTCACATTTGTGATTATAAGATCATCAAGATTGGATCCTGCTTTATGCTAGTAACCTCTGCACTTTCTCTATTTAGACTAGACAGTAAACGAAAGTTATCTTTAAAATCGAGAAAGGTCACGATGATAATTTTAACTGGACCTCCCCATATCTTTTGAAGAGCAATTTGATTTTACCACGTCCGTTTTTTTCATACTATTTTAACTAGTGCAATTTtaacatttacttttttaaagttcttGAGTGGTTTCTTCTATTTATTTGTCAATTTTGaacaggaaattttattttctccattCTTTCTCAACTTTTAAGAcaacagaaaatattttatgaaattctaGTGATTGATCTTACCTGACAACCAAtggttttcgatgatttttcatcgGGTAATACATCTGGATTTGTGAGggtctggaaaaaaaaaaaaaaaacaggctgTTCAAATGTTGGCTGGATAGAGACTTCTTTGGCTTTTTAAGATAACAATTTTAACACCTTGATTCATATATTAGATaagtctttttttctcttcttctttttttggaacTGATGAATGCCGAAAGGCGGATCATTGCGATATCACCAGCCGAAGCACGTTACGGTCCTCTATTTCTGTGTGCCTCAATCACAAAACCACTCTTTTTGAATTCTCGAGTCCAGTTTTGCATATTGTCAGTAACTTATAAATTGTTCCAAAGGAGGTCATTAGAAATGGCAGATTAACCCCAAAGTAAGGCCTTTTTTGTATCAAAAACTTCAGTGTGgatcctttattttatttttcaacatcaacttgaccaaaaaataatttcatttatttatttcgtGAAACGGCTAAAACACGCCCGGCAACGCACTTAGCACGGGCTCGCTCTGGGGGCGTAAAGAGCGTGAATATTTCGGGGGCGCCTAAGGGGCGAGGTCTCCACCAATCCGCGAATTTTAGGAGCCGCGGATAGCTCACATGGTTGAATGATGACAAGACAACAATTGATTGATTAAATGatagattgattgatttaataatCATAGACAGAATACACGAATCAAATTTAAGAACAACGAAACCGAAAAACACAACTAAATcttcttcaaaatcttccaaACTTCCAAAAACTCTCCAAAACAACCGAAACTCAGAAAAAGACAAAAGCTACAGCTAGCACACCAGGACTTGGCGGGGGcgacgcacagtgcggcatgcttatggacgatgtggacaaaaatcgttacaacgatgaaaaaaggattattggcccaagaaaatgctgattctgaagtaatttttgccgtagaatccgattctgaagccaaaaattctctatgattggaattttggcctcaaaaacaagatggctgccgaaaaaccctcaaaattatcctctcaataatgcaaaatttgaattgtacggatgcaggtctttgaggtgtcaattcctatgtaatttttcccgtagaatccaattctacaacctaaaattccctagaactgaaattttggcttcaaaaacaagatggctgccaaaaaacctcaaaataatcctctcaataatacaaattttgaattgttcggATGTAGGTCTTTTAGGTATTAATTCTTTTGTAAATTCTCCCGtaaaatccgattctgaagccaaaaattctctaacactgaaattttggctccaaagTAAGATGGCTGCCAAGTACCTAAGCTAAAAGTGATCCtcttaataatgcaaaatttgaattctacgGATGCAGGTCCTTCAGGTATCAATTCGTATGTAATTTCTCCCATAGAACCCAATTCTGCGAACTAAAATTCTCtaggactgaaattttggcttcaaatacaagatggatgccaaaaaacctcaaaatgatcctctcaataatgcaaaatttgaattgtacggatgcaggtctttgaggtgtcaattcccatgtaatttttcccgtagaatccaattctacaacctaaaattcTCTGGGACTTAAGTTAtggctttaaaagcagtatggtagtaaaaaaaaaaaaaaaaaaaaaaaaaatctcctcattaagtaacgaaaaattggaataaaacggATAAGGTAAGTATTATGAGCCAcaagatttcaatttgttcattcttcatgaggaaaactgaagttgggtgaaaaataactaaatatttattttgtatttttgtagggATAATAATTCCATGCCCCAAAGATACCATCTTGATCTTTATCATAGAATGAGCAAAGTCACAGTTGGTTCCTCTACAGATTTCTAAATACACATACCTGCatgattcattaaaatgaatcaaaagcacACTAATCATCACTGACTTGTATGAAGAACACTGCAAACCAAGTGACCTGCACACATGCCATCTCCCAAAACGGTTGTTTTTGGCCAAATGAATGCAGCCTGAAATAACAGCCTGAAATATATTTCCCTTAATTTGACGCCAAAGTATAGTCAGTGGCAGGAGTAGGTAATTAAATCCATTAATTAGTGATGTAGCATCGTGGAGGCACTTTCTTAACCTCTGCGTATGCGCTTAAGCATTCTGCGCTTTGGGCAATGCTGATTCTACATGAGAAATTATGACATCATAGGATTGGTGCTGCAGCGCAAATGAGTTTTAACTTAATACGGGTCAAATCTTGGCATGACATATTATGACAGAATCCCTCTCAAATCATCAAGGAGAATATATTCGTGACTAGACTGATAATGGTTGGCATCATGATACGAATATGCAGgaaataatggtaattttaagaatgcagaaattggaaactaaaacacctaacttcctaattaagggtcctgaatgaaacaaaatgcaggccctgatttgctcaaatataaaggaggaaataaattttctattgagtagaaagaaaatgaaactcaccaCGCAAGTGTCCTGAGGACAAAccagaaggaaaaatactcaagagtAAGTATTTAGTCACACACCACATTCAGGAGTATTTCACTCATTCTCATAATGATTGAAAACGAGCAGGAGCACAGCCTTTTATGAGATTCAAAAACTAAGGAACGATTAAGAACTGTATAGGATGGTAAGCACCGAACATGACTTGATTAACGCGCACAGTATTCAATGTGACGATAAGTAGGTATAGATGAATTAtcactgctaaatttttaaacaaagctgAAGCACAATATGTGATCATgccatttgtttaaataattttacagctacTATTGAATTGAGCAATGGATCTTGCTTTCATGAGAATTAGAGGTTATACTGTTAACGTTC
This window of the Bemisia tabaci chromosome 3, PGI_BMITA_v3 genome carries:
- the LOC109042079 gene encoding uncharacterized protein — translated: MFTCLSGFEKANSENLPEVESFTLAEFLKKVDVSTKTFRSMRPTYSDNAIGYVQLKREGTLCHVIARITPEHKIQKGAYKVHCEVDEGPKYATIKAAYCEDCAASQGGNCKHAIAFVTWLHRRSEEPSVTETKCYWKKSRLSKDGASCMTTMEIVRESEKLKRRKQAAKQQIPITPADRETFFEELASEFKDKSDNMLFAAMLSRQKSYATHHLLLDFKETNLPQDADSYLRYCSSVMTDEGCRILAEATDNQAKCYLWFDSRYGRVTGSKVHEASRCNTPDGSLSNSILGAHKAFDTEAMERGRSLEKAVLQEVESRIGEKIEKTGFVMRKEFPAFGASPDGILRKHIVEVKCPSSEHTVSAYLDQNLEPTKKYKSQMMLQMMMCKKSRGYFCVASPDFETSKKVTIVEVKFDKEYTRKIVGEALQFWKKYIFPILYQSC
- the LOC109041934 gene encoding uncharacterized protein; the encoded protein is MARCFVPGCENSESESGKHFFSVPRNERRYDWFRAVGKNDGNISLTRNLVCCQDHFILDSDVEGYHMSQMLLSGGFKTKWKLKKDVLPRMSILNVNLEPVGLSDDSFQPLLSKTLTNPDVLPDEKSSKTIGCQVNVRPKFRSVNLQVRPQTASAECQTDLGRSPPPKVLTASCHNEENLPLKASKGKKRQYDEANNSSSNPSQSSHSDYIPSQKSKASSTSTSVTLKEYSVNEEKSHSCALNLKLMYSNPMYYLGLHKEHAATILNKLQKYSRLSEKKILIALRKVRLNEANEGLSHVFGCSEVYIGRVINEVIPVIAELVKSLIYQPQKDIIKANLPVSFRARYSNVGYIIDCFEIEIEKPTHSVLQSVTWSSYKHCNTLKYLISCTPNGFINFVSVGYGGRASDKVITEASGFLSILTPDNRVMADRGFKHIESMVVKAGSSLVRPPSVGNNEKMTKDEVRQTKVIASLRINVERVIGRLRDYRFLAPHARNHHDLLSLTDSAVIIACAFANLQGPYYK